A single genomic interval of Balaenoptera musculus isolate JJ_BM4_2016_0621 chromosome 14, mBalMus1.pri.v3, whole genome shotgun sequence harbors:
- the GIT2 gene encoding ARF GTPase-activating protein GIT2 isoform X15 translates to MSKRLRSSEVCADCSGPDPSWASVNRGTFICDECCSVHRSLGRHISQVRHLKHTPWPPTLLQMVETLYNNGANSIWEHSLLDPASLISGRRKANPQDKVHPNKAEFIRAKYQMLAFVHRLPCRDDDSVTAKDLSKQLHSSVRTGNLETCLRLLSLGAQANFFHPEKGNTPLHVASKAGQILQAELLAVYGADPGTQDASGKTPVDYARQGGHHELAERLVEIQYELTDRLAFYLCGRKPDHKNGQHFIIPQMADSSLDLSELAKAAKKKLQSLSNHLFEELAMDVYDEVDRRETDAVWLATQNHSTLVTETTVVPFLPVNPEYSSTRNQGRQKLARFNAHEFATLVIDILSDAKRRQQGSPLSSSKDNVELILKTINNQHSGESQDNDQPDYDSVASDEDTDLEATASKAHRQKASRLEKQNSTPESDYDNTPNDRDPDDLGPSRKGRQRSTVWQGDGSGPDAAEPHAAPSPVFPSTEDVIRKTEQITKNIQELLRAAQENKHDSYIPCSERIHVAVTEMAALFPKKPRSDMVRTSLRLLTSSAYRLQSECKKTLPGDPGPPTDIQLVTQQVIQCAYDIAKAAKQLVTITTKENNN, encoded by the exons ATGTCGAAGCGGCTCCGGAGCAGCGAGGTGTGCGCTGACTGCAGCGGGCCGG ATCCTTCCTGGGCATCAGTAAATAGGGGAACTTTTATATGTGACGAGTGCTGCAGTGTCCATCGGAGTCTAGGGCGCCATATCTCTCAAGTAAGGCATCTTAAACACACACCATGGCCTCCAACATTGCTTCAG ATGGTTGAAACCTTGTATAATAACGGTGCTAATTCTATATGGGAGCATTCTTTGCTGGACCCTGCCTCTCTTATCAGTGGAAGACGCAAAGCTAATCCACAGGATAAAGTACA CCCTAATAAAGCAGAATTCATCAGAGCAAAGTATCAGATGTTAGCATTTGTCCACCGTTTGCCCTGCCGGGATGACGATAGTGTGACTGCCAAAGATCTTAGTAAG cAACTCCATTCAAGCGTGAGAACAGGGAATCTTGAAACCTGTTTGAGGCTATTATCTTTAGGAGCACAAGCCAACTTTTTTCACCCT GAGAAAGGAAACACCCCACTCCATGTTGCCTCCAAAGCAGGGCAGATTTTACAGGCGGAATTATTGGCAGTATATGGAGCAGACCCAGGCACACAAGATGCGAGTGGGAAAACTCCTGTTGATTATGCAAG GCAAGGAGGGCACCATGAGCTGGCAGAACGCCTCGTAGAAATACAGTATGAGCTGACTGACAGGCTAGCCTTCTATCTGTGTGGCAGGAAACCAG ATCACAAAAATGGACAGCACTTTATAATACCTCAAATGGCAGACAG CAGCCTGGATTTGTCTGAATTGGCAAAAGCTGCTAAGAAGAAACTTCAGTCT ctAAGTAATCATTTGTTTGAAGAACTTGCCATGGATGTGTACGATGAAGTTGACAGGCGAGAGACTGATGCAG TCTGGCTTGCCACGCAAAATCACAGCACCCTGGTGACCGAGACAACCGTCGTCCCCTTCCTTCCGGTCAATCCCGAGTACTCATCGACACGGAACCAG GGCAGACAGAAACTAGCTCGGTTTAACGCCCATGAGTTTGCCACTCTGGTTATCGACATTCTCAGTGACGCCAAGAGGAGACAGCAAGGCAGTCCTCTCTCTAGTTCAAAAG ACAATGTGGAGCTCATACTGAAAACAATCAATAACCAGCACAGTGGTGAGAGTCAGGACAATGACCAGCCGGACTATGACAGTGTGGCGTCAGATGAAGACACGGATCTGGAAGCCACTGCGAGCAAGGCGCACAGGCAGAAG GCATCCAGGCTGGAGAAGCAGAACAGCACACCTGAAAGTGACTATGACAACACTCCCAATGACAGGGACCCGGATGACTTGGG GCCAAGCAGGAAGGGAAGGCAAAGAAGTACAGTGTGGCAAGGTGATGGCTCAGGCCCAGATGCAGCAGAGCCCCACGCGGCCCCGAGCCCCGTCTTCCCCAGCACCGAAGACGTCATCCGGAAGACTGAACAGATCACTAAAAACATACAGGAGCTCTTAAGAGCAGCCCAAGAAAATAAACACGACAG TTATATTCCCTGCTCAGAGAGGATACACGTAGCTGTTACAGAAATGGCAGCATTATTCCCCAAA AAACCCAGGTCCGACATGGTGAGGACTTCCCTCCGCTTACTGACATCCAGTGCCTACCGACTCCAGTCGGAGTGCAAGAAGACCCTCCCAGGCGACCCGGGCCCGCCCACGGACATCCAGCTGGTCACGCAGCAGGTCATCCAGTGTGCGTACGACATCGCCAAGGCCGCCAAACAGCtggtcaccatcaccaccaaagAGAACAACAACTGA
- the GIT2 gene encoding ARF GTPase-activating protein GIT2 isoform X11 codes for MSKRLRSSEVCADCSGPDPSWASVNRGTFICDECCSVHRSLGRHISQVRHLKHTPWPPTLLQMVETLYNNGANSIWEHSLLDPASLISGRRKANPQDKVHPNKAEFIRAKYQMLAFVHRLPCRDDDSVTAKDLSKQLHSSVRTGNLETCLRLLSLGAQANFFHPEKGNTPLHVASKAGQILQAELLAVYGADPGTQDASGKTPVDYARQGGHHELAERLVEIQYELTDRLAFYLCGRKPDHKNGQHFIIPQMADSFVHFLSSLDLSELAKAAKKKLQSLSNHLFEELAMDVYDEVDRRETDAVWLATQNHSTLVTETTVVPFLPVNPEYSSTRNQGRQKLARFNAHEFATLVIDILSDAKRRQQGSPLSSSKDNVELILKTINNQHSGESQDNDQPDYDSVASDEDTDLEATASKAHRQKSLDSDLSDGPVTVQEFMEVKNALVASEAKIQQLMKVNNNLSDELRIMQKKIGRSALVTSSSSLPSFPSTLSWSRDESARRASRLEKQNSTPESDYDNTPNDRDPDDLGPSRKGRQRSTVWQGDGSGPDAAEPHAAPSPVFPSTEDVIRKTEQITKNIQELLRAAQENKHDSYIPCSERIHVAVTEMAALFPKKPRSDMVRTSLRLLTSSAYRLQSECKKTLPGDPGPPTDIQLVTQQVIQCAYDIAKAAKQLVTITTKENNN; via the exons ATGTCGAAGCGGCTCCGGAGCAGCGAGGTGTGCGCTGACTGCAGCGGGCCGG ATCCTTCCTGGGCATCAGTAAATAGGGGAACTTTTATATGTGACGAGTGCTGCAGTGTCCATCGGAGTCTAGGGCGCCATATCTCTCAAGTAAGGCATCTTAAACACACACCATGGCCTCCAACATTGCTTCAG ATGGTTGAAACCTTGTATAATAACGGTGCTAATTCTATATGGGAGCATTCTTTGCTGGACCCTGCCTCTCTTATCAGTGGAAGACGCAAAGCTAATCCACAGGATAAAGTACA CCCTAATAAAGCAGAATTCATCAGAGCAAAGTATCAGATGTTAGCATTTGTCCACCGTTTGCCCTGCCGGGATGACGATAGTGTGACTGCCAAAGATCTTAGTAAG cAACTCCATTCAAGCGTGAGAACAGGGAATCTTGAAACCTGTTTGAGGCTATTATCTTTAGGAGCACAAGCCAACTTTTTTCACCCT GAGAAAGGAAACACCCCACTCCATGTTGCCTCCAAAGCAGGGCAGATTTTACAGGCGGAATTATTGGCAGTATATGGAGCAGACCCAGGCACACAAGATGCGAGTGGGAAAACTCCTGTTGATTATGCAAG GCAAGGAGGGCACCATGAGCTGGCAGAACGCCTCGTAGAAATACAGTATGAGCTGACTGACAGGCTAGCCTTCTATCTGTGTGGCAGGAAACCAG ATCACAAAAATGGACAGCACTTTATAATACCTCAAATGGCAGACAG ttTTGTACACTTTCTTAGCAGCCTGGATTTGTCTGAATTGGCAAAAGCTGCTAAGAAGAAACTTCAGTCT ctAAGTAATCATTTGTTTGAAGAACTTGCCATGGATGTGTACGATGAAGTTGACAGGCGAGAGACTGATGCAG TCTGGCTTGCCACGCAAAATCACAGCACCCTGGTGACCGAGACAACCGTCGTCCCCTTCCTTCCGGTCAATCCCGAGTACTCATCGACACGGAACCAG GGCAGACAGAAACTAGCTCGGTTTAACGCCCATGAGTTTGCCACTCTGGTTATCGACATTCTCAGTGACGCCAAGAGGAGACAGCAAGGCAGTCCTCTCTCTAGTTCAAAAG ACAATGTGGAGCTCATACTGAAAACAATCAATAACCAGCACAGTGGTGAGAGTCAGGACAATGACCAGCCGGACTATGACAGTGTGGCGTCAGATGAAGACACGGATCTGGAAGCCACTGCGAGCAAGGCGCACAGGCAGAAG AGCCTAGATTCAGATTTATCAGATGGACCAGTCACTGTGCAGGAATTTATGGAGGTCAAAAACGCTCTAGTGGCTTCTGAGGCCAAGATACAACAGCTAATGAAGGTGAATAACAACTTGAGTGACGAGCTGAGAATTATGCAGAAAAAG ATTGGGAGGAGTGCGCTTGTGACCTCCTCTTCgtctctgccttccttcccctccacacTTTCCTGGTCGAGGGACGAGAGCGCCCGAAGG GCATCCAGGCTGGAGAAGCAGAACAGCACACCTGAAAGTGACTATGACAACACTCCCAATGACAGGGACCCGGATGACTTGGG GCCAAGCAGGAAGGGAAGGCAAAGAAGTACAGTGTGGCAAGGTGATGGCTCAGGCCCAGATGCAGCAGAGCCCCACGCGGCCCCGAGCCCCGTCTTCCCCAGCACCGAAGACGTCATCCGGAAGACTGAACAGATCACTAAAAACATACAGGAGCTCTTAAGAGCAGCCCAAGAAAATAAACACGACAG TTATATTCCCTGCTCAGAGAGGATACACGTAGCTGTTACAGAAATGGCAGCATTATTCCCCAAA AAACCCAGGTCCGACATGGTGAGGACTTCCCTCCGCTTACTGACATCCAGTGCCTACCGACTCCAGTCGGAGTGCAAGAAGACCCTCCCAGGCGACCCGGGCCCGCCCACGGACATCCAGCTGGTCACGCAGCAGGTCATCCAGTGTGCGTACGACATCGCCAAGGCCGCCAAACAGCtggtcaccatcaccaccaaagAGAACAACAACTGA
- the GIT2 gene encoding ARF GTPase-activating protein GIT2 isoform X5: MSKRLRSSEVCADCSGPDPSWASVNRGTFICDECCSVHRSLGRHISQVRHLKHTPWPPTLLQMVETLYNNGANSIWEHSLLDPASLISGRRKANPQDKVHPNKAEFIRAKYQMLAFVHRLPCRDDDSVTAKDLSKQLHSSVRTGNLETCLRLLSLGAQANFFHPEKGNTPLHVASKAGQILQAELLAVYGADPGTQDASGKTPVDYARQGGHHELAERLVEIQYELTDRLAFYLCGRKPDHKNGQHFIIPQMADSFVHFLSSLDLSELAKAAKKKLQSLSNHLFEELAMDVYDEVDRRETDAVWLATQNHSTLVTETTVVPFLPVNPEYSSTRNQGRQKLARFNAHEFATLVIDILSDAKRRQQGSPLSSSKDNVELILKTINNQHSGESQDNDQPDYDSVASDEDTDLEATASKAHRQKSLDSDLSDGPVTVQEFMEVKNALVASEAKIQQLMKVNNNLSDELRIMQKKLQTLQSENSNLRKQATTNIYQVQTDSEYTDTSNHSSLKRRPSARGSRPMSMYETGSGQKPYLPMGEVNHPEESRTRLQPFPAHASRLEKQNSTPESDYDNTPNDRDPDDLGPSRKGRQRSTVWQGDGSGPDAAEPHAAPSPVFPSTEDVIRKTEQITKNIQELLRAAQENKHDSYIPCSERIHVAVTEMAALFPKKPRSDMVRTSLRLLTSSAYRLQSECKKTLPGDPGPPTDIQLVTQQVIQCAYDIAKAAKQLVTITTKENNN, from the exons ATGTCGAAGCGGCTCCGGAGCAGCGAGGTGTGCGCTGACTGCAGCGGGCCGG ATCCTTCCTGGGCATCAGTAAATAGGGGAACTTTTATATGTGACGAGTGCTGCAGTGTCCATCGGAGTCTAGGGCGCCATATCTCTCAAGTAAGGCATCTTAAACACACACCATGGCCTCCAACATTGCTTCAG ATGGTTGAAACCTTGTATAATAACGGTGCTAATTCTATATGGGAGCATTCTTTGCTGGACCCTGCCTCTCTTATCAGTGGAAGACGCAAAGCTAATCCACAGGATAAAGTACA CCCTAATAAAGCAGAATTCATCAGAGCAAAGTATCAGATGTTAGCATTTGTCCACCGTTTGCCCTGCCGGGATGACGATAGTGTGACTGCCAAAGATCTTAGTAAG cAACTCCATTCAAGCGTGAGAACAGGGAATCTTGAAACCTGTTTGAGGCTATTATCTTTAGGAGCACAAGCCAACTTTTTTCACCCT GAGAAAGGAAACACCCCACTCCATGTTGCCTCCAAAGCAGGGCAGATTTTACAGGCGGAATTATTGGCAGTATATGGAGCAGACCCAGGCACACAAGATGCGAGTGGGAAAACTCCTGTTGATTATGCAAG GCAAGGAGGGCACCATGAGCTGGCAGAACGCCTCGTAGAAATACAGTATGAGCTGACTGACAGGCTAGCCTTCTATCTGTGTGGCAGGAAACCAG ATCACAAAAATGGACAGCACTTTATAATACCTCAAATGGCAGACAG ttTTGTACACTTTCTTAGCAGCCTGGATTTGTCTGAATTGGCAAAAGCTGCTAAGAAGAAACTTCAGTCT ctAAGTAATCATTTGTTTGAAGAACTTGCCATGGATGTGTACGATGAAGTTGACAGGCGAGAGACTGATGCAG TCTGGCTTGCCACGCAAAATCACAGCACCCTGGTGACCGAGACAACCGTCGTCCCCTTCCTTCCGGTCAATCCCGAGTACTCATCGACACGGAACCAG GGCAGACAGAAACTAGCTCGGTTTAACGCCCATGAGTTTGCCACTCTGGTTATCGACATTCTCAGTGACGCCAAGAGGAGACAGCAAGGCAGTCCTCTCTCTAGTTCAAAAG ACAATGTGGAGCTCATACTGAAAACAATCAATAACCAGCACAGTGGTGAGAGTCAGGACAATGACCAGCCGGACTATGACAGTGTGGCGTCAGATGAAGACACGGATCTGGAAGCCACTGCGAGCAAGGCGCACAGGCAGAAG AGCCTAGATTCAGATTTATCAGATGGACCAGTCACTGTGCAGGAATTTATGGAGGTCAAAAACGCTCTAGTGGCTTCTGAGGCCAAGATACAACAGCTAATGAAGGTGAATAACAACTTGAGTGACGAGCTGAGAATTATGCAGAAAAAG CTTCAAACACTCCAGAGTGAAAATTCGAACCTCAGGAAACAGGCCACAACCAATATATATCAGGTGCAAACTGATTCTGAGTACACAGACACTTCCAACCACTCTTCCTTAAAGAGACGTCCATCTGCCCGGGGCAGTAGGCCCATGTCCATGTACGAGACGGGATCAGGTCAGAAACCCTATCTCCCAATGGGAGAAGTGAACCACCCCGAAGAGAGCAGGACGAGACTCCAGCCTTTCCCTGCGCAC GCATCCAGGCTGGAGAAGCAGAACAGCACACCTGAAAGTGACTATGACAACACTCCCAATGACAGGGACCCGGATGACTTGGG GCCAAGCAGGAAGGGAAGGCAAAGAAGTACAGTGTGGCAAGGTGATGGCTCAGGCCCAGATGCAGCAGAGCCCCACGCGGCCCCGAGCCCCGTCTTCCCCAGCACCGAAGACGTCATCCGGAAGACTGAACAGATCACTAAAAACATACAGGAGCTCTTAAGAGCAGCCCAAGAAAATAAACACGACAG TTATATTCCCTGCTCAGAGAGGATACACGTAGCTGTTACAGAAATGGCAGCATTATTCCCCAAA AAACCCAGGTCCGACATGGTGAGGACTTCCCTCCGCTTACTGACATCCAGTGCCTACCGACTCCAGTCGGAGTGCAAGAAGACCCTCCCAGGCGACCCGGGCCCGCCCACGGACATCCAGCTGGTCACGCAGCAGGTCATCCAGTGTGCGTACGACATCGCCAAGGCCGCCAAACAGCtggtcaccatcaccaccaaagAGAACAACAACTGA
- the GIT2 gene encoding ARF GTPase-activating protein GIT2 isoform X10 codes for MSKRLRSSEVCADCSGPDPSWASVNRGTFICDECCSVHRSLGRHISQVRHLKHTPWPPTLLQMVETLYNNGANSIWEHSLLDPASLISGRRKANPQDKVHPNKAEFIRAKYQMLAFVHRLPCRDDDSVTAKDLSKQLHSSVRTGNLETCLRLLSLGAQANFFHPEKGNTPLHVASKAGQILQAELLAVYGADPGTQDASGKTPVDYARQGGHHELAERLVEIQYELTDRLAFYLCGRKPDHKNGQHFIIPQMADSFVHFLSSLDLSELAKAAKKKLQSLSNHLFEELAMDVYDEVDRRETDAVWLATQNHSTLVTETTVVPFLPVNPEYSSTRNQGRQKLARFNAHEFATLVIDILSDAKRRQQGSPLSSSKDNVELILKTINNQHSGESQDNDQPDYDSVASDEDTDLEATASKAHRQKLQTLQSENSNLRKQATTNIYQVQTDSEYTDTSNHSSLKRRPSARGSRPMSMYETGSGQKPYLPMGEVNHPEESRTRLQPFPAHASRLEKQNSTPESDYDNTPNDRDPDDLGPSRKGRQRSTVWQGDGSGPDAAEPHAAPSPVFPSTEDVIRKTEQITKNIQELLRAAQENKHDSYIPCSERIHVAVTEMAALFPKKPRSDMVRTSLRLLTSSAYRLQSECKKTLPGDPGPPTDIQLVTQQVIQCAYDIAKAAKQLVTITTKENNN; via the exons ATGTCGAAGCGGCTCCGGAGCAGCGAGGTGTGCGCTGACTGCAGCGGGCCGG ATCCTTCCTGGGCATCAGTAAATAGGGGAACTTTTATATGTGACGAGTGCTGCAGTGTCCATCGGAGTCTAGGGCGCCATATCTCTCAAGTAAGGCATCTTAAACACACACCATGGCCTCCAACATTGCTTCAG ATGGTTGAAACCTTGTATAATAACGGTGCTAATTCTATATGGGAGCATTCTTTGCTGGACCCTGCCTCTCTTATCAGTGGAAGACGCAAAGCTAATCCACAGGATAAAGTACA CCCTAATAAAGCAGAATTCATCAGAGCAAAGTATCAGATGTTAGCATTTGTCCACCGTTTGCCCTGCCGGGATGACGATAGTGTGACTGCCAAAGATCTTAGTAAG cAACTCCATTCAAGCGTGAGAACAGGGAATCTTGAAACCTGTTTGAGGCTATTATCTTTAGGAGCACAAGCCAACTTTTTTCACCCT GAGAAAGGAAACACCCCACTCCATGTTGCCTCCAAAGCAGGGCAGATTTTACAGGCGGAATTATTGGCAGTATATGGAGCAGACCCAGGCACACAAGATGCGAGTGGGAAAACTCCTGTTGATTATGCAAG GCAAGGAGGGCACCATGAGCTGGCAGAACGCCTCGTAGAAATACAGTATGAGCTGACTGACAGGCTAGCCTTCTATCTGTGTGGCAGGAAACCAG ATCACAAAAATGGACAGCACTTTATAATACCTCAAATGGCAGACAG ttTTGTACACTTTCTTAGCAGCCTGGATTTGTCTGAATTGGCAAAAGCTGCTAAGAAGAAACTTCAGTCT ctAAGTAATCATTTGTTTGAAGAACTTGCCATGGATGTGTACGATGAAGTTGACAGGCGAGAGACTGATGCAG TCTGGCTTGCCACGCAAAATCACAGCACCCTGGTGACCGAGACAACCGTCGTCCCCTTCCTTCCGGTCAATCCCGAGTACTCATCGACACGGAACCAG GGCAGACAGAAACTAGCTCGGTTTAACGCCCATGAGTTTGCCACTCTGGTTATCGACATTCTCAGTGACGCCAAGAGGAGACAGCAAGGCAGTCCTCTCTCTAGTTCAAAAG ACAATGTGGAGCTCATACTGAAAACAATCAATAACCAGCACAGTGGTGAGAGTCAGGACAATGACCAGCCGGACTATGACAGTGTGGCGTCAGATGAAGACACGGATCTGGAAGCCACTGCGAGCAAGGCGCACAGGCAGAAG CTTCAAACACTCCAGAGTGAAAATTCGAACCTCAGGAAACAGGCCACAACCAATATATATCAGGTGCAAACTGATTCTGAGTACACAGACACTTCCAACCACTCTTCCTTAAAGAGACGTCCATCTGCCCGGGGCAGTAGGCCCATGTCCATGTACGAGACGGGATCAGGTCAGAAACCCTATCTCCCAATGGGAGAAGTGAACCACCCCGAAGAGAGCAGGACGAGACTCCAGCCTTTCCCTGCGCAC GCATCCAGGCTGGAGAAGCAGAACAGCACACCTGAAAGTGACTATGACAACACTCCCAATGACAGGGACCCGGATGACTTGGG GCCAAGCAGGAAGGGAAGGCAAAGAAGTACAGTGTGGCAAGGTGATGGCTCAGGCCCAGATGCAGCAGAGCCCCACGCGGCCCCGAGCCCCGTCTTCCCCAGCACCGAAGACGTCATCCGGAAGACTGAACAGATCACTAAAAACATACAGGAGCTCTTAAGAGCAGCCCAAGAAAATAAACACGACAG TTATATTCCCTGCTCAGAGAGGATACACGTAGCTGTTACAGAAATGGCAGCATTATTCCCCAAA AAACCCAGGTCCGACATGGTGAGGACTTCCCTCCGCTTACTGACATCCAGTGCCTACCGACTCCAGTCGGAGTGCAAGAAGACCCTCCCAGGCGACCCGGGCCCGCCCACGGACATCCAGCTGGTCACGCAGCAGGTCATCCAGTGTGCGTACGACATCGCCAAGGCCGCCAAACAGCtggtcaccatcaccaccaaagAGAACAACAACTGA
- the GIT2 gene encoding ARF GTPase-activating protein GIT2 isoform X13 — protein sequence MSKRLRSSEVCADCSGPDPSWASVNRGTFICDECCSVHRSLGRHISQVRHLKHTPWPPTLLQMVETLYNNGANSIWEHSLLDPASLISGRRKANPQDKVHPNKAEFIRAKYQMLAFVHRLPCRDDDSVTAKDLSKQLHSSVRTGNLETCLRLLSLGAQANFFHPEKGNTPLHVASKAGQILQAELLAVYGADPGTQDASGKTPVDYARQGGHHELAERLVEIQYELTDRLAFYLCGRKPDHKNGQHFIIPQMADSFVHFLSSLDLSELAKAAKKKLQSLSNHLFEELAMDVYDEVDRRETDAVWLATQNHSTLVTETTVVPFLPVNPEYSSTRNQGRQKLARFNAHEFATLVIDILSDAKRRQQGSPLSSSKDNVELILKTINNQHSGESQDNDQPDYDSVASDEDTDLEATASKAHRQKSLDSDLSDGPVTVQEFMEVKNALVASEAKIQQLMKVNNNLSDELRIMQKKASRLEKQNSTPESDYDNTPNDRDPDDLGPSRKGRQRSTVWQGDGSGPDAAEPHAAPSPVFPSTEDVIRKTEQITKNIQELLRAAQENKHDSYIPCSERIHVAVTEMAALFPKKPRSDMVRTSLRLLTSSAYRLQSECKKTLPGDPGPPTDIQLVTQQVIQCAYDIAKAAKQLVTITTKENNN from the exons ATGTCGAAGCGGCTCCGGAGCAGCGAGGTGTGCGCTGACTGCAGCGGGCCGG ATCCTTCCTGGGCATCAGTAAATAGGGGAACTTTTATATGTGACGAGTGCTGCAGTGTCCATCGGAGTCTAGGGCGCCATATCTCTCAAGTAAGGCATCTTAAACACACACCATGGCCTCCAACATTGCTTCAG ATGGTTGAAACCTTGTATAATAACGGTGCTAATTCTATATGGGAGCATTCTTTGCTGGACCCTGCCTCTCTTATCAGTGGAAGACGCAAAGCTAATCCACAGGATAAAGTACA CCCTAATAAAGCAGAATTCATCAGAGCAAAGTATCAGATGTTAGCATTTGTCCACCGTTTGCCCTGCCGGGATGACGATAGTGTGACTGCCAAAGATCTTAGTAAG cAACTCCATTCAAGCGTGAGAACAGGGAATCTTGAAACCTGTTTGAGGCTATTATCTTTAGGAGCACAAGCCAACTTTTTTCACCCT GAGAAAGGAAACACCCCACTCCATGTTGCCTCCAAAGCAGGGCAGATTTTACAGGCGGAATTATTGGCAGTATATGGAGCAGACCCAGGCACACAAGATGCGAGTGGGAAAACTCCTGTTGATTATGCAAG GCAAGGAGGGCACCATGAGCTGGCAGAACGCCTCGTAGAAATACAGTATGAGCTGACTGACAGGCTAGCCTTCTATCTGTGTGGCAGGAAACCAG ATCACAAAAATGGACAGCACTTTATAATACCTCAAATGGCAGACAG ttTTGTACACTTTCTTAGCAGCCTGGATTTGTCTGAATTGGCAAAAGCTGCTAAGAAGAAACTTCAGTCT ctAAGTAATCATTTGTTTGAAGAACTTGCCATGGATGTGTACGATGAAGTTGACAGGCGAGAGACTGATGCAG TCTGGCTTGCCACGCAAAATCACAGCACCCTGGTGACCGAGACAACCGTCGTCCCCTTCCTTCCGGTCAATCCCGAGTACTCATCGACACGGAACCAG GGCAGACAGAAACTAGCTCGGTTTAACGCCCATGAGTTTGCCACTCTGGTTATCGACATTCTCAGTGACGCCAAGAGGAGACAGCAAGGCAGTCCTCTCTCTAGTTCAAAAG ACAATGTGGAGCTCATACTGAAAACAATCAATAACCAGCACAGTGGTGAGAGTCAGGACAATGACCAGCCGGACTATGACAGTGTGGCGTCAGATGAAGACACGGATCTGGAAGCCACTGCGAGCAAGGCGCACAGGCAGAAG AGCCTAGATTCAGATTTATCAGATGGACCAGTCACTGTGCAGGAATTTATGGAGGTCAAAAACGCTCTAGTGGCTTCTGAGGCCAAGATACAACAGCTAATGAAGGTGAATAACAACTTGAGTGACGAGCTGAGAATTATGCAGAAAAAG GCATCCAGGCTGGAGAAGCAGAACAGCACACCTGAAAGTGACTATGACAACACTCCCAATGACAGGGACCCGGATGACTTGGG GCCAAGCAGGAAGGGAAGGCAAAGAAGTACAGTGTGGCAAGGTGATGGCTCAGGCCCAGATGCAGCAGAGCCCCACGCGGCCCCGAGCCCCGTCTTCCCCAGCACCGAAGACGTCATCCGGAAGACTGAACAGATCACTAAAAACATACAGGAGCTCTTAAGAGCAGCCCAAGAAAATAAACACGACAG TTATATTCCCTGCTCAGAGAGGATACACGTAGCTGTTACAGAAATGGCAGCATTATTCCCCAAA AAACCCAGGTCCGACATGGTGAGGACTTCCCTCCGCTTACTGACATCCAGTGCCTACCGACTCCAGTCGGAGTGCAAGAAGACCCTCCCAGGCGACCCGGGCCCGCCCACGGACATCCAGCTGGTCACGCAGCAGGTCATCCAGTGTGCGTACGACATCGCCAAGGCCGCCAAACAGCtggtcaccatcaccaccaaagAGAACAACAACTGA